CCGCCTCGCCGAGGGCGTGCGCCGCGAAAGCGGGTTGTTCCCAGCCGAGCCGGGAGAGCACCCCGGGCAGGCCGGGGGAGGGCCCGCGACGCCGCCAGGTCTGGGCGAGCTGCTCGTCCAGCCATTCCAGCGAGCGATTGGGCAACTCGCAGCCGAGCTCGTGGGCCGCGTGGGCCGCGCGGCTGAGTTCGAGTAGCGTGGCGACCGCGGTGTCCTGCGGGACGTGCTCGGTGACGTAGGAGAACTCCCGCTCGCGTTCGGGCGCGTTCGCCAGCGCTTCGGAGACGTCCACGCCCTTGGCGTCCAGTTCGGACAGCCGTTGCAGCGGCAGCAGGATGCCGCCGGTGCCGTCCGGGCGCAGCGTGTGGCCCAGGGTGACTTCCCACATCTGGTTGGGGAACTCGGTGGGGCCGTTGGTGGGCCACCTGCCGGGCATGGTGATCCTGTCGACCAACCCGGCTCCCACCAACAGCCGCCGCCCGGCCTGCTCGAAGGGCGAGTGCTTGAGGTAGAAGAACACCAGCGACTGTTCCGCCCGCACGTCCCGGAAGAACGTTTCCAGCATCGCCCGCTGGTTGTCGGCGTGCAGCAGCCAGGGGGAGTTGTCCCACCCCAGCGCGTCCAGCGCCAGCTGTTCCTTGTCCGGGGAGTACTCCGGAACGTGGTGTTGGCGCAGCACCTCGTCGGTGTGTTCGGTGTTGAGCCAGTAGTACGGCGTGACGTGCGTCGAGTAGGCGGGCAGTTCCAGCGTGGTTTCGGAGATGTTCTGCAGCGCGGAGTGCCACGAATAGGGGTGTTTCTTCGGGACCGGCTGCTCTCGTGAGCTGAGGAAGCCCGCGCGTTCGGAGACGCACGGTAGTTTCTTCGGGTTCAGCTCGGCGAAGGGTCTGCCCGCGTTCTCGGTCTCGTAGTCGTCCTCGCGGTTCTCCCCGATGTTCTTCAACAGCACGCAGGAACTGTTGGAACTCGGGTCGTGGCACACCGAGCCGTTCCAGCCCGCGTCGTGCCAGGGCACCCTTACCGACAGATGGCGCACGTTGTTCACTGGTCGTTCTCCTGAGATCCGAGACGTCGGGCGAAGTCCTGGTAGGCGGCGGTCATCTCCCGCTCGCGGTCCACCGGGGTGATCGGTGGTTCGTAGCGGTCGAGCAGGTCGCCGCTGTCCTGCTCGTTGAGGTACGCCTGCAGCAGCTTGAAGTCGTCCTTGTGCTGCTTGACGCCGTGCGCGTGGTGGTCCTTGGCGATCTTGCGGCCCAGGTTGTCGAACCACATGTTGTACTCGTACTTGCGCAGCACCGCGAACTGCCCGCGATACATCAGGCACAGCTGCTCGGCGGTCAGCCCCAGCAGCAGCGCGGCGAGCGCGTCGAGCTCCACCAGCGCGGCCCGGCGCTCGAACTCCGAACGCAGCGGGGTCTCCCAGTCCCACTCCTGGTTGGACACCCCCAGCTCGGGCCAGTCGGAGAACGGGGTGGTCCAGCTGTCCGCGGCGAAGCCCCGCTCGTAGAGCTCCTCCCACAACGGCGCGTAGTCCCGCGTGAGGCAGTTCAACCGCAGCGCGCGCAGCAGCAGCATCGGCGCGGCCGGGTGGTCGAGCGGGGCGGGGAAGCGTCTGATCAGCTCATCGGAAATATTCGCTTTCCCGCTGATCTTTACGAAATAATCAAACGGGATCGATGTCCAAAGCCCACCCATGAACAGAGTTTGGTAATTTGTCTCGGTGGATAGACTCATCACTGAGTGGATATGAGCCGGTCCCGGTGGAATTATTGATGCGATTAGCGATCGCTCGGACCCTGGCTGTGTCATAGCGCGCCAGGCGAGGCGGTAGAAGTCGGTGTAGGGCCGCCCGTTCCAGTGGGTGAGTCCGGCCTCGTAATTCTCCCGATCGGTGGCGCGCTGGTAGTTGGTGCGCGGGAGCACCGTTTCCGGCAGTTCCTCCGGATCCCAGTCGGAGTAGTCGAGGTTGCTCTTGCAGTTCTCGTTGGGTTCCTTGCCGAACGGGGTGGCCACGGAGAACTGCGGCCCCTGCAGGATTACCTCGTCCCAGCTCGACGGGTATTCCGTCCGCCACTCGATGAAGCCGTCCTCCTTGGCGCCCTTCTCGTGCCAGCCGCTGGACCACTGGTAGTCGAGGCCGGCCATCCGCCTGGTCTGTTCCGAGACGGCGCCGAGCGCGTCGAGCTGTTCGCGGGTCACCGGCCGCAGCAGCCGGGCCTGCGGTGCCGGGGTACCCGGCTCGTCGAACAGCGCCGCCCACTGGGCCAGAGTGCGTTCGGTGATCTCCACGACGCGCGAGGCGTGCGGCCGCAGGTCCCAACCGCCCGAGGGATACTGGATTCCGGGGATCTCGGTCGAACCGTCGTGCTGCAGCGAGCCCTCCAGGGTCTCCGGCACCAGTAGGTTGGCGACCTGCCGAAAGCTGATCTCTCCCGGATAGCCGTATACCTGGACGCCGTAGATGGTCTGGTGATGCACATCGTCGAAGAGCTGGGCTTCGTTGATGAACTGCCAGTGCCTACGCAGCCGCCGATAGGTCGCCTCACGCAGTTTCCCGGCCTTGGGGTCGGTGAAGTGACTCTCCGGATGCAGCAGCCCGACGACGCCGGAGTCGTGCATGGAGCGCCAGGAACGCTCCATGAAGTTGGTGTAGAGGTTGGTCTGCACCCCGTGCAGCACGGGATGCTCCACCGCTGATCCGAGGTGCTCGTTGAGTCCGGCCCAGGAGCTCAGCTCCCCCAGGTACCGCTCGGTGGCGCCGGGATCCGCGAGGATTTCCGAGCGCAGTCGCTGGAAAGTCTCCGGCGGAATCTTCTCGCGCAGCACGAAGTACGGGTCGAACTCGGCCAGCGTCTGGTCGTCGTTCCACGTGGGCCGCACCCACGGCGGGTTCCCGAGCTGCAGGTCGAATCCGCCGCCCGCGAAGACCTGCGCGAAGTCCAGCTCCCAGTGGAAGAAGCCCTCCCGCTGCGAGATCTCGCGGGCGGTGCCCAGCCAGGGGTGCGCCACGTACAGCATGGTCACCGAGCGCATGCCGGAGTAGCTCTTCTCCAGCTCGTCCATATCGGCCAGTTCGTGGAACCCGGCCACGCTCTCGGCCAGCTCGGCCTGGTTGCCCGGGTCCCGCTTGCCGCCGGAGCCGAGCAGCCCTTCCAGCATGCTCAGCCACTGCTCCAGGTCCGGCGGCTGCACCTCGGTGGTGACCGGCCAGAAGAACAGCGCGCACCAGGCGTCCATCGCCAGCCGCAGCCGCTGGTACGGCCCGTCCGGGTCGTTCAGTTCCCGCTCCACCTCCTCGCGGGTGACGGCGGCGGTCTCGGAACCGCTCGTCGCGCCCCACACCCCGATCTCGCGGGACACCTCGCGTTCGCTGATCTCCAGCCGCCGTCGGGTCAGCTCCCACAGCCGCTCCACGCGCCGCGCCAGCCCGCGCAGCCGCTGCACCTGCTTCTCGGTGGGCTTCTTGGTGACGGACTTGGCCCACTCCCGGAGCGCCTTGGCGCGGTCCGGCGCGAGTTCCTTGGCCTGCTTCACCCCGGCGACCGAGCCCCAACCGGCCGCTGGCAGCAGGAAGTGGTGGATCTCGCCGTCCGGGAGCGCGCCCTGGCTCAGCGGGCGCTCGGTGGGCGGGGTGCCGGTCCAGCTGCGCTTGGCCTTGCCCAGCGAGGTGAGGTCGTAGGTGGCACGGCGCGCGCCCACCAGCGAGTTGCCGCGCTTGAGATGCAGCCCGAACCAGGGTGCCCGCAGGCCGGGGTGCATCACGTTCAGCCACAGCGAGATCTCGGCCAGCTCGCGGGCCGTGTCGTTGAGGTCCACCCCGTAGCAGCGGTGCAGCGCCAAGTGGGCCTTCACCTTCTGCAGCTCGTCGCGGTAGCGCTCCGGGTCGATGGTCTCGTCCAGCTCCAGCTGCCGCCGCCGCAGGTACTCCTCGGCCAGCTGGTTGATCGCCTCGTTCAGGAAGGCGCCGCTGCCCATCGCGGGCTCGCACACCCGGTAGTCCAGGATGGCTTCGGCCGGGGTGTGCTCGCTCAGCAGCTCCCGCAGCGAATGCCGCACCACGCACCTGGTCAGCACCTCCGGGGTGTAGAACGAGGCGCTGCGCTGCCGATCCCGCCCGGAGAGCCGGTAGACGAAGGTGCCCGCCGGGTGCGTCACGTTGCTGCGTTCCTCGGTGAACGGGTCCTCCCGGCGTACCACGTGCCGTTCCTCGTACTGCCCGAGGTTCTCCTCCGGCACCAGCCAGGTGCCCTTGCTCGGGTCGCCGTCCTTGGCCAGCTCCACCAGCCTGCGGTCGGCGATGAACCCGCTGTATGCCATCAGTCCCTCGTAAACCGCGCCGAGCTGGTTGATGCCCAGCTGCGCGTACGAGACGTAACCGGCTCGGCCGCCGCTGCCCTTGGACGGTTTGGACAGCAGCAGCATCGACAGCACCCGCTGCAGCACCGCGTTGCTCAGGTCCACATCGTCGATGTGGTGTGCGTGCCCGCTGTCGAACAGGTCCGCGCGCAGCGGCTCGAACACCAGCCCGTCGCTCTCCGGGTGCTCGGTGCCGTGGCCGGTGTTGACCAGCCGGAACAGCAGCCGCAGCGAGTCGTGCAGGTGGTGGCCCTCGCGGGACTTGCCGGTCAGCGGCTTGTGGATCAGCTCGCGCAGCCGGTCCAGCCCGTAGCCAGCGTCGTACTCCGGCGCCCCCACCGGCAGGATGCCCAGCTCGGGGCGGGCCTCGGCGTAGAGCAGGAACAGGATGCGGTAGAGGAACCGCAGCGACTGGGTGGTCAGTTCCCTGGGCAGCTCGGGCATGTCCGCCACGGCCTCGCCGCGCTGCCTGCGCTTGTCGATCACCTCGTTGGCGATCAGCTCCACCGAGACCCGCAGGCCCTCGCGCAGCTCCTCGCTGACGCCGACCGCGTGCTTGATCGACTCGTCGGTGAATTCCGCGAGCAGGCTGGTGCTCTCCGCCGAGGGCAGCAGCACGTCGGCCGAGGCGAGCCCGGCGTGCCAGGCCAGCTCGCCGGTGGCCTTGTCGTCCTTCCTGGCCAGCGCGGTGTGCACGTCGAAGGCCAGGTAGCGGCCCTCGGCCCAGCGGTGCACATCGGACAGCACCAGCCAGCCGCCGGAGACCACCAGCACGAACCGGGGCGCCTCCTCGGTCAGCAGCAGCCGCTGCACCGCCTGGGTGACCGCGGGGATCTCCTCGACCTTCTCCTTGCCGGTGCGCAGCCGAACCGGCTCCAGCAGCCCGCCGTCCGCGCCGAACAGGTCGTCCACATCGTCCACCGGGGCCGCCTGCAGCACGTGCAGCGCCTCACCGGAGGCGGACTGGCAGCGCGCCAGCAGCGGCACCTCCACCGGTGTCTCGGACTGCCTCGTGTGCAGCACCGTGGGGTCGGGCGTGATCCCGAGAGCCTCCAGCAGGATGCCGTGCAGCTCGGTCACCGCCCGGCCGAAGTCCGCTTCCCGAGGCGCGGGCAGCGCGGCCTTGGCGTTGACGAAGCGCCCGCTGATCCCGGACAGCCCCCGCAGCGGGCTGTGCTTGCCGTGGCTCGCGCGCTCCCGCCACTCCTTGGTCAGCGTCTTGAGCTTGCCGGGGAAGGCTTCGGAGAGCCAGTGCGGGGACAGGAAGTCGCCGACGTTGTGGATCGAGTCGTACATCCTCGTTGCCTTCGTCGTTTCGGGTGGCGCAGTGCTGGTTGGCGTGGTGCCGGTTGGCGCGGTGTCGGTGGCGGGGCGACGCCGACGGGCTGGTCGCTGCCGGTGGTGCGGTGGCCGCTGCGGCGCCGCCGCGCGGCGGGTCGGGTTCGGACGGCGGGCTCGGGTTCGGACGGTCGAGCGGCCGAGCCCGGCGAGGTCCTATTCCCCCGACCGGTCGGCAGGCACGATCAGCCCCACCACCCGCACGAACGGCTCGCCCGAGACGGCCAGTGAGTCGATCAGCCGCGAGGTCTCGTCGTGGGTGCTGCGCAGACCCTGCTTGCGGTCGTTCGAGGCGTTGTTGTCCTCGGCGATCGACAGCGCCAGCTGCCGCCATTCGCTCAGTCGCTCGCGCTGCCGGTCCAGCCGCGCGAGCAGATCGCTCTCCATCTCCTCGCGCCTGCGGCGCAGGTCCCGCTCGGCCGCGTCCACCGCCTCCGGCACCAGCGGCTGTGCCTTGTCCAGCCACTCCCGCACGCCGCCGGGGTTGCGGACCCGCTCCCGCAGCCCCGCCCGCTCCAGGGTCTCGTGCAGCTCGCCCACCACGGGCTCGTCGGGCAGGCCACTGACCGCGCCCCAGTGGTTGAGCACCGCCTGACCCAGTGAGTTGGACCAGCTGGCCTGGGTGAGGAACACCGGCTCGGCCACCGCCGCTGCCATCACCGGCGCCTCGTCCCGTTCGAACCGGGCCAGCGCGCGGGTGGCCGCCCACTCCAGCACCGGGTGGATCGGGGCGAGGTAGCTGACGTCCGGCCAGGTGGTGTTCTCGTCCGCGCGGGCCCTGGCGAGCCGCTGCTCGGCGAAAGCGGGCTGGGCGGAAACCCTGATCCTGGTTCCGATGCCGCGTTCCGAGCGGTAGCTCTCCGGCAGGTCGTTCAACCGCTGCGCCAGGTCCTGGGGCGTGTTGAACGCCAGCAGGTCGGTCTCCTCGTCGCGGTGGATCTCCAGTTTCTCGCCGTCGGGCGAGATCTCCTCCAGCGCCTCGGCGAGGAAGTTGTCGTCGTCGTCGAACAGGGTGCGCTTGGGCGCGGTCGGGACCGCGGTGTCCTCGGCGTGCTCCCCGCCGTTGGCCAGCAGCGCCGCGAACGGGTCGAGCTCATCCGAATCGGCGTCGGGAATCTCCGCCGCGATGTCGCCGCCGTCGCGGAGCAGCTTCATGACCTCTTCCTCCTCCAGCTGCTCGTCCCGCAGGTTCAGCAGCGCGCCCGCGTCGCCCAGCGCCTGGTTGGCGGCCTGCTCCTTGGCGAGCAGCTTGGTCACCACCCGCAGCTCGCTGTCGGTGGCGGTGTCCTCGTCGCCCAGCGCCAGCGCGGTGATCTCCGGCGGGTTCTCCTGCAGGTAGCGGTCGATGCGGCCGTTGCGCTGCTGGATGCGGATGAAGCTCCACGGCAGGTCGTAGTGCACCACCCGGTGGCACTGGCGGTGCAGGTTGATGCCCTCCGAGGCCATGTCGCTGGCCAGCAGCACCCGCACGCTGCTGGAGGCCAGCTCGAAGTCCTGCACGATCCGTTGCACCTCGGCGTCCGGCAGCTGGGCGTGCAGCATCGCCAGCGCTCGTTCGGGAAGCCCCAGCCGCTGTCGAAGCGTGTCGCGCAGCCAGCTCAGCGTGTCGATGCGTTCGGAGAACACCACCACGCGGGCCTCGCCATCGGCGGAGACGCCGACCTCGCGGAGGTAGTCCAGCAGCGCGTCGAACTTGGCGGGACCCCGCTCGCGCACCTTGTCGGTCAGCTCGTCCAGCCGGTGCAGCGCGGAGGTCTCGGTCGCGACGTCGGTGGCCTCGGTGCGTTCGCCCAGGGTTCGCAGCCGCCGCTGGATGCTGCTGTGCAGGGCCTGCGGCGAGGACAGGAACGCCTTGAACAGCGTCCACGGGAACAGCGTGCCGCCCTTGCCGCTGACCGGGGACTTACCGGCCGAGGGGCGCAGCCACACGTCGCGGAGCTCGTCCAGCACGGCCCGTTCCGCCGCGCTGGGGGTGACCGGGCGGATGTCGGGTTCCTCGCGCGCGGCCCAGCGGTGCCCGACCTCCAGCTGCACGTCCTCGGAGTTGCGGTGCCTGCGCACGTAGAGGTGCTCGATGTCGGCGGCCCGGTAGTCGCTCGGGTCGGCGATCGCGGTCGGCTCCAGCAGGTTCACCAGCTCGGCGAACGACTCGGGCTTGCCGTTGTGCGGTGTGGCGCTGGCCAGGATCAGCGCGTCGGTCTGCCGGGCCAGCAGCCGCGCCAGCTCGTTGTTCTGGGTGCCCCGGTTGATGAGGTTGTGGCACTCGTCGATGACCACCGCGTCCCAGTGCTGGTCCTTGAGGTGGTGCTTGTAGCGCGCCGGGTTCTTGAGCGTGTCGATCGAGACGATCGCGCGGCGGTAGTAGCTGAACGGGTTCCGCGAGGCGGGCAGCCGCTGGCGCACCTGCTGGATGCCGTCCGAGTCCAGCCGCACCAGCGGGATGGCGTAGCGCGTCCACATCTCGTGCTGGAACTGCTCCAGCACCGCGCGGGGCGTGACCACCAGGATGCGCTCGCCCCGACCGCGCTCGATCAGCTCGGTCAGCGTGATGCCGATCTCCAGGGTTTTGCCCAGCCCCACGGCGTCGCCGATCAGCACCCGCGGCCGGAGGTTGGACAGCGCCTGGTGCGCCGGGCGCAGCTGGTACTCCATGTCGTCGGCCAGACCCCGGTGGCCGGTGACGATGTCGGTGCTGCTCACCGGGGTGGAACTCTGCCGCAGCAGCGATTCCAGCCACAGCCGGGACCGGCGGAAACCCGGACTGTCGTCGGCGGTCAGGCGCGTCTTGCGCGGATCCAGCACCTCGATCTCGTCGAGCGCGGTGTAGAACACCGCGTCCTGGTCGCGAACGAGTTCCGAGGCCCCCGTGGCCTCGACCCGCATGCCGTCCCGGCCCGCGTTCCGAACCGCGCGAACCAGCCACTCCTCGTCACGTACGACGATCTGCGCCCCCACCGGAATATCCGGTGCCTCCGTTAGCCCTGCTGACACGTCCCCGAGCCTATCCAGTGACCCACGGGGCCGTGGGGTCACATCACGAATCGTAAGAGGCTCGTTTCAGCGGAGTGATCATCACCTGGTGAGCGGGTCGAGATGTGCGGTTCTCGCCCGGAATCGGTGGTTTCGACGTGCTCGCGTCGCTCGCTCGGCGGTATCCGGCGGTGATCGTTTCTTAGTAGAGGTGGGGTGGCCGTGCGTTGTGGGAGGTCACATGTCGGAGACCATCGTTCGGAGCGGCGAGGACGCGCAACGTCGGTTGCGTGAGCTGGGGCTGCGTGCCTCGTACATGGACGAGGCCGTGCACGCGGGAGTCGAGGCGAGACGCCTCAGGGGCGAGTTCGAACCGCGCTCCGCGGCCGGGCTCCGGGACTGGATCGCACGGGTGGGGAAGCTGCGTTCGCTGATCGTGGCGGAAATGAACTGGCGGTTCGCCGATCCGCAGAACGTGCCGGTGGTCTTCGACCCGGACAGCAAAACAGCGCTGGGAGTTCTACTGGGGGACAACAGAACCGGTAACCAGTACGGAAAGGACGGGCCGCGCAGCAAATACCCCAAGGGCAAAGCGGTTTCGGAAGGTACCGCCGTGCGAGGGGGCGATTCGGTACTCACGTTCGACGTGGCCCAGCCCAACGGACGAACCCAGCTGACTTCCGACGAGCTCGGCGAGATGGATCTCTGGTTTCTGGTGACGTACTCGCTCACGGTGCCGACCGATGACGGGAAGAGGTTCGAGGTTCACCGGGAGGTCTCGTTCGCCGAGCCCATCAAAACCGGCTCCTACATCACTCGGTGGCGGGAACGTCTGCTGCTGCCGAAACAGACCTTCGATCCGGTGGCGCAGCCGTACGGGCCGGAAAAACCGAAGGACATCGACGTCTACGTCGCGGCAAAGTAACCGTCCGACCTGTTGGGTGCTCAACGGGGTTGCGCGACAATGGTTCGGTGATGTTCTCGCCCGGTCGTCTCACGCTCGCTCGTGCACGCCGTCGGCTGCCGCAGGCCGAGCTGGCGGGATACGTGGGTGTGCCCGCGAGGCGGATCAGCGATTTCGAGCGGGGCCGCGCCGAGCCCGGCGAGGACACGCTGCGGCTGCTGGCCGAACGGCTGCGGTTCCCCGTGGAGTTCTTCGCGAGGGAGGAACCTGCGGAGATCGCCACCGATGCGGTCTCGTTCCGCGCACGCCGCAAGACGGCCAAACGCAAGGTCGGCGCCGCTGTCAGCGCCTCCACTCTCGCGGTGGAGTTCAACGACTGGCTGGAACGCAATTTCGAACTGCCCGCTCCGGACGTGCCGGATCTCGGCGGCTTCGACCCGCACACGGCCGCAGAGATGCTGCGGGTCCGCTGGAGCGTGGACTGCAAACCCGTGCCGAACCTGGTGCATCTGCTGGAGTCACGAGGGGTCCGGGTTTTCGCCCACGCTGCCGACTACTCGGATGTCGACGCGTTCTCGTTCCGGCACTCGGCGCGCCCCTTCGTCTTTCTGAACACCTTCACCTCGGGTGAGCGTGGCCGATTCGACGCGGCACACGAGCTGGGGCATCTCGTGCTGCACTCCGGAAGTGTCGAGTTGACCGGCAGCGCGGTCGAGCGGGAGGCCGACGCCTTCGCGGGGGCCTTCCTGATGCCGCGCGACAGCGTGTTCGCGAGTATGCCGCGCTCGCCGTTGACCGGGCAGTTGCTGGAGGGCAAGTCCATCTGGCGCGTTTCGGCGATGGCGCTGGCCCACCGGGTGCACGAGCTCGGTCTGCTCGGCGAGGAGCGTTACCGGGACGCCTGCGTCGAGCTCAGCGCCAGGGGGTACCGAGATGGGGAACCGGACGGGGTCCGCAGGGAGGGTTCGCAGCTGCTTGAGAAGGTACTGCGTTCGCTGCGTGCGCGGGGAATCTCGGTCGGGCGGATCGCCGAGGAGTTGGCCCTGCCGGTCGAGGACGTCGCCGGTTTCCTGCGCGGCTTGGCGATCGTTCCGGTCCACGAGACCGTCGACTCGGTGGAGCGGATGCGGGTGCACCGTGAATCCGAGCAGACGCGAGGCTATCCCGCGCTCAAACCGGTTCCCTCCGGTTGAGGCGACAAGTGTCCGCAGTGGATTCTTGGAGCTTCGTGAGGGTGAGCATCCATCCTCGTATAGACGGTTGTCGGCTTTCGGAACACCGCCGGATGTTCCGGACTCGGCCATCGTTTCCGAATCGAGGGGAATCACGGCTTGCGTGTTCGCGCGAAATGGCTCGTCGTTCTGGGGGGATGATCCTGCTCGGGCTGCTGACGTGGTGGGGGTGGAATGCCTTGCAGGAGTTCGAGTACGACATGCGTCATCCCGAACGGAGCGGCTGGATGGACTGAGTTCGCGCTCGCCGAGCGGCTGAACCGTCGATCCGCCGAGCCGTGCCGCTCAGAGCGCGGTGTTCCCGCCGAGCAGCAGCGCGAACGATCCGCCGCCGATCACCGCCCCGGTCAGCGCGCCGACGGTGACCTGGGCCGGGGTGTGGTCGTCGACGGCCAC
This portion of the Actinopolyspora lacussalsi genome encodes:
- a CDS encoding hypothetical protein (product_source=Hypo-rule applied; cath_funfam=3.40.50.150; superfamily=53335), yielding MYDSIHNVGDFLSPHWLSEAFPGKLKTLTKEWRERASHGKHSPLRGLSGISGRFVNAKAALPAPREADFGRAVTELHGILLEALGITPDPTVLHTRQSETPVEVPLLARCQSASGEALHVLQAAPVDDVDDLFGADGGLLEPVRLRTGKEKVEEIPAVTQAVQRLLLTEEAPRFVLVVSGGWLVLSDVHRWAEGRYLAFDVHTALARKDDKATGELAWHAGLASADVLLPSAESTSLLAEFTDESIKHAVGVSEELREGLRVSVELIANEVIDKRRQRGEAVADMPELPRELTTQSLRFLYRILFLLYAEARPELGILPVGAPEYDAGYGLDRLRELIHKPLTGKSREGHHLHDSLRLLFRLVNTGHGTEHPESDGLVFEPLRADLFDSGHAHHIDDVDLSNAVLQRVLSMLLLSKPSKGSGGRAGYVSYAQLGINQLGAVYEGLMAYSGFIADRRLVELAKDGDPSKGTWLVPEENLGQYEERHVVRREDPFTEERSNVTHPAGTFVYRLSGRDRQRSASFYTPEVLTRCVVRHSLRELLSEHTPAEAILDYRVCEPAMGSGAFLNEAINQLAEEYLRRRQLELDETIDPERYRDELQKVKAHLALHRCYGVDLNDTARELAEISLWLNVMHPGLRAPWFGLHLKRGNSLVGARRATYDLTSLGKAKRSWTGTPPTERPLSQGALPDGEIHHFLLPAAGWGSVAGVKQAKELAPDRAKALREWAKSVTKKPTEKQVQRLRGLARRVERLWELTRRRLEISEREVSREIGVWGATSGSETAAVTREEVERELNDPDGPYQRLRLAMDAWCALFFWPVTTEVQPPDLEQWLSMLEGLLGSGGKRDPGNQAELAESVAGFHELADMDELEKSYSGMRSVTMLYVAHPWLGTAREISQREGFFHWELDFAQVFAGGGFDLQLGNPPWVRPTWNDDQTLAEFDPYFVLREKIPPETFQRLRSEILADPGATERYLGELSSWAGLNEHLGSAVEHPVLHGVQTNLYTNFMERSWRSMHDSGVVGLLHPESHFTDPKAGKLREATYRRLRRHWQFINEAQLFDDVHHQTIYGVQVYGYPGEISFRQVANLLVPETLEGSLQHDGSTEIPGIQYPSGGWDLRPHASRVVEITERTLAQWAALFDEPGTPAPQARLLRPVTREQLDALGAVSEQTRRMAGLDYQWSSGWHEKGAKEDGFIEWRTEYPSSWDEVILQGPQFSVATPFGKEPNENCKSNLDYSDWDPEELPETVLPRTNYQRATDRENYEAGLTHWNGRPYTDFYRLAWRAMTQPGSERSLIASIIPPGPAHIHSVMSLSTETNYQTLFMGGLWTSIPFDYFVKISGKANISDELIRRFPAPLDHPAAPMLLLRALRLNCLTRDYAPLWEELYERGFAADSWTTPFSDWPELGVSNQEWDWETPLRSEFERRAALVELDALAALLLGLTAEQLCLMYRGQFAVLRKYEYNMWFDNLGRKIAKDHHAHGVKQHKDDFKLLQAYLNEQDSGDLLDRYEPPITPVDREREMTAAYQDFARRLGSQENDQ
- a CDS encoding hypothetical protein (product_source=Hypo-rule applied) gives rise to the protein MSETIVRSGEDAQRRLRELGLRASYMDEAVHAGVEARRLRGEFEPRSAAGLRDWIARVGKLRSLIVAEMNWRFADPQNVPVVFDPDSKTALGVLLGDNRTGNQYGKDGPRSKYPKGKAVSEGTAVRGGDSVLTFDVAQPNGRTQLTSDELGEMDLWFLVTYSLTVPTDDGKRFEVHREVSFAEPIKTGSYITRWRERLLLPKQTFDPVAQPYGPEKPKDIDVYVAAK
- a CDS encoding ERCC4-related helicase (product_source=COG1111; cath_funfam=3.40.50.10810,3.40.50.300; cog=COG1111; pfam=PF00176,PF00271; smart=SM00487,SM00490; superfamily=52540,58038), whose product is MSAGLTEAPDIPVGAQIVVRDEEWLVRAVRNAGRDGMRVEATGASELVRDQDAVFYTALDEIEVLDPRKTRLTADDSPGFRRSRLWLESLLRQSSTPVSSTDIVTGHRGLADDMEYQLRPAHQALSNLRPRVLIGDAVGLGKTLEIGITLTELIERGRGERILVVTPRAVLEQFQHEMWTRYAIPLVRLDSDGIQQVRQRLPASRNPFSYYRRAIVSIDTLKNPARYKHHLKDQHWDAVVIDECHNLINRGTQNNELARLLARQTDALILASATPHNGKPESFAELVNLLEPTAIADPSDYRAADIEHLYVRRHRNSEDVQLEVGHRWAAREEPDIRPVTPSAAERAVLDELRDVWLRPSAGKSPVSGKGGTLFPWTLFKAFLSSPQALHSSIQRRLRTLGERTEATDVATETSALHRLDELTDKVRERGPAKFDALLDYLREVGVSADGEARVVVFSERIDTLSWLRDTLRQRLGLPERALAMLHAQLPDAEVQRIVQDFELASSSVRVLLASDMASEGINLHRQCHRVVHYDLPWSFIRIQQRNGRIDRYLQENPPEITALALGDEDTATDSELRVVTKLLAKEQAANQALGDAGALLNLRDEQLEEEEVMKLLRDGGDIAAEIPDADSDELDPFAALLANGGEHAEDTAVPTAPKRTLFDDDDNFLAEALEEISPDGEKLEIHRDEETDLLAFNTPQDLAQRLNDLPESYRSERGIGTRIRVSAQPAFAEQRLARARADENTTWPDVSYLAPIHPVLEWAATRALARFERDEAPVMAAAVAEPVFLTQASWSNSLGQAVLNHWGAVSGLPDEPVVGELHETLERAGLRERVRNPGGVREWLDKAQPLVPEAVDAAERDLRRRREEMESDLLARLDRQRERLSEWRQLALSIAEDNNASNDRKQGLRSTHDETSRLIDSLAVSGEPFVRVVGLIVPADRSGE
- a CDS encoding Zn-dependent peptidase ImmA (M78 family)/DNA-binding XRE family transcriptional regulator (product_source=COG2856/COG1476; cath_funfam=1.10.10.60,1.10.260.40; cog=COG1476,COG2856; pfam=PF01381,PF06114; smart=SM00530; superfamily=47413), whose amino-acid sequence is MMFSPGRLTLARARRRLPQAELAGYVGVPARRISDFERGRAEPGEDTLRLLAERLRFPVEFFAREEPAEIATDAVSFRARRKTAKRKVGAAVSASTLAVEFNDWLERNFELPAPDVPDLGGFDPHTAAEMLRVRWSVDCKPVPNLVHLLESRGVRVFAHAADYSDVDAFSFRHSARPFVFLNTFTSGERGRFDAAHELGHLVLHSGSVELTGSAVEREADAFAGAFLMPRDSVFASMPRSPLTGQLLEGKSIWRVSAMALAHRVHELGLLGEERYRDACVELSARGYRDGEPDGVRREGSQLLEKVLRSLRARGISVGRIAEELALPVEDVAGFLRGLAIVPVHETVDSVERMRVHRESEQTRGYPALKPVPSG
- a CDS encoding hypothetical protein (product_source=Hypo-rule applied; superfamily=48239); protein product: MARRSGGMILLGLLTWWGWNALQEFEYDMRHPERSGWMD